In Arthrobacter sp. MN05-02, the genomic stretch CCGGGCGTCGCTGGTGGTCTCGATGACCAGCTCCGTCAGGTCGACGTCGGACGCCTCGCCGCGCTGGCCCTCGTCGAGGCGTGCCAGCAGCAGGAGGTCCTCGACGAGGGAGGACATGCGCTTGGACTCGCTGTCCACGCGTTCGAGCGCGGAGCGTCCTGTCGGACTCACGGTCTCGCTCAGGAGGATCAGCTCGGTGTAGCCGCGGATGGACGTCAGGGGGGTGCGCAGTTCGTGGCTGGCGTCGGCGACGAACTGCCGCACCTTCATCTCACTCGCATGGCGTTCCCGCAGCGCATCGGTGACGTGGTCGATCATCGCGTTCAGTGCCAGACCGACGGTGCCGACCTCCGTGCCCGGCTGGGCGGCGGCCGGGGGGACCCGCACGGGGATGGCCACCTCGCCCGAGGACAGCGGGAGCTGCGAGACGGACGTCGCGACGGCGGAGAGTTCCTCGAGCGGGCGCAGTGACCGGCGGATGATCACCGTGCCGGCAAGGCCCGTGAGTGCCAGTCCGGCGAGGGAGAGCGCGGCGACGGTGATGTCCAGGGACACGAGGGTGCTGTCCCGCTCCGTCGTGGACAGGCCGGTGACCAGGACGCCGCCGTCGGGGTCGAACTCGACGGGAAGGTCCGCGGCGTCCACGCGGTAGCGCCCGCTCGAGAGCACCAGTTCCTCGGGACCATCGGCGGGATCGATGCCGGCGAGCAGGTCGAGATCGGCCTCGGTGAGGGGTTCGGTGGTGCCGTCGTCCTGCACGAGCGCGGAGTTCCGTGCCTCGCCGTCGTCGAACACCGCGTTGAGCGTTCCCGGTCGCTGGCCGGCCGCGTTCTCCGGGTCGACGTCGCGGGACGGCCGCTGGTCGTTCCCCGGTGGACGCCCGCCGGGGAAGCCTGCCCGGCCGGCGGCGGGCGCGAGGGCGTCATCGAGCTGGCGGGTGAGGTAGCTGCTCATGGCGAGGTGGCTGAGGACGCCGATCGCGATGCAGATCGCCGTGAGCAGGGCCAGCGTCGCCAGGATCAGCTTCGTGCGCAGGTGCAGCGGCCGGCGGCCCGGTCGATCGCCGGCGGGGTCCTGCGCGGTCATGGAGCAGCGGGTTTGAGGACGTACCCGGCGCCGCGGACGGTGTGGATCATGGGCGGGCGGCCGACGTCGATCCTCTTG encodes the following:
- a CDS encoding two-component sensor histidine kinase is translated as MTAQDPAGDRPGRRPLHLRTKLILATLALLTAICIAIGVLSHLAMSSYLTRQLDDALAPAAGRAGFPGGRPPGNDQRPSRDVDPENAAGQRPGTLNAVFDDGEARNSALVQDDGTTEPLTEADLDLLAGIDPADGPEELVLSSGRYRVDAADLPVEFDPDGGVLVTGLSTTERDSTLVSLDITVAALSLAGLALTGLAGTVIIRRSLRPLEELSAVATSVSQLPLSSGEVAIPVRVPPAAAQPGTEVGTVGLALNAMIDHVTDALRERHASEMKVRQFVADASHELRTPLTSIRGYTELILLSETVSPTGRSALERVDSESKRMSSLVEDLLLLARLDEGQRGEASDVDLTELVIETTSDARVAAPGYSWSLDLPDEPVEVRAVETEIRQVLINLLSNAHKHTPPGTAISTALAVGDGRATITVTDSGPGIDPEFLGTIFTRFSRGDAARAASAGSTGLGLAIVQALVEANGGGISVTSAPGRTRFTVDLPLAPAGRGPDRKRN